Proteins from a genomic interval of Pseudomonas asplenii:
- a CDS encoding reverse transcriptase domain-containing protein, with translation MVKKELGSIFEAMYHGKHNFQDFLTGNIEPHYKITTLKGMKIYRPDEKLKAYHKFLNLFVFDFLKINKDVVYSYRKGVNVVSAVKKHANNKHFFQTDLKNFFNSIDKELVRNTIHSNLEHIPISNLDKHLDRILELSTVEDKLPIGFSTSPIISNACLQKFDSVLEDYCASEDLIYTRYSDDIILSSGGNTRLYGIEAKVSEILRECFGGKLNLNPSKTKFSSVGNKIKILGMVILPNGTVTIDSKLKNTIEVLLHFYASDKEKFKDRLASESSKLKGENSIGLLQISGYLNYVNTTDPNYLNKLRKKYGSVVVDAFIRGTVK, from the coding sequence ATGGTAAAAAAAGAGTTAGGCTCAATATTTGAAGCCATGTATCATGGAAAACATAACTTTCAAGATTTTTTGACTGGAAATATAGAGCCTCACTATAAAATCACCACCCTAAAGGGCATGAAAATATATAGGCCGGATGAAAAACTGAAGGCTTACCATAAGTTTTTGAATCTATTTGTTTTTGACTTTCTAAAAATAAATAAAGACGTTGTTTACTCCTATAGAAAAGGCGTAAACGTCGTAAGCGCAGTAAAAAAACATGCCAATAATAAGCATTTCTTTCAAACCGATCTAAAAAATTTCTTCAACAGCATCGATAAAGAACTAGTCCGCAACACTATACATAGCAACTTAGAACATATACCAATTTCCAATTTAGATAAACACCTAGACAGAATCTTAGAACTATCTACGGTGGAAGATAAATTACCTATTGGTTTTTCAACATCACCTATAATCAGTAACGCTTGCCTTCAAAAATTTGATAGCGTACTAGAAGACTACTGCGCTTCAGAAGACCTAATCTACACTAGGTACTCAGATGACATAATTCTATCTAGCGGTGGTAACACTAGGCTTTATGGAATTGAAGCGAAAGTTTCGGAAATACTGAGAGAATGCTTTGGCGGAAAACTCAATCTAAACCCCAGCAAAACAAAATTCTCGTCCGTCGGCAATAAAATAAAAATCTTAGGAATGGTTATTTTACCTAATGGCACGGTAACTATCGACTCCAAACTAAAAAACACAATTGAAGTTTTACTTCATTTCTACGCCAGTGATAAAGAAAAGTTTAAAGATCGACTCGCCTCAGAAAGCTCAAAATTAAAAGGCGAAAACAGTATCGGTCTACTACAAATATCCGGATATCTAA
- a CDS encoding SMI1/KNR4 family protein produces MEEVIEQLREANEPVPVPLELPDEDQLVEIEEELFINIPFVFKEFLLTVSDVVYGSLEPVTVTDPQSHTYLPDVAANAWDSGVPRDLIPICQDGDDYYCVEEDGTVVLWSGEEELITEESWESVWHWARDVWLES; encoded by the coding sequence GTGGAAGAAGTCATCGAACAATTGCGTGAAGCCAACGAACCCGTACCGGTGCCCCTGGAGTTGCCTGACGAGGATCAACTGGTCGAGATCGAAGAGGAGCTGTTCATCAACATCCCCTTCGTCTTCAAGGAATTCCTGCTGACCGTCAGCGACGTGGTTTATGGCAGCCTGGAGCCGGTGACCGTCACCGACCCACAATCGCATACCTACCTGCCCGACGTGGCGGCCAATGCCTGGGACAGTGGCGTACCCCGCGACCTGATCCCGATCTGCCAGGATGGTGATGACTACTACTGCGTCGAAGAAGACGGCACCGTGGTGCTGTGGTCCGGTGAAGAAGAACTGATCACCGAAGAGTCCTGGGAGTCGGTCTGGCACTGGGCACGGGACGTCTGGCTGGAAAGCTGA
- a CDS encoding Tim44 domain-containing protein, with the protein MQRFLSIALALCIGLTMSLDANAKRFGGGKSAGAAPTHQTSQMAPAAGAAGGAAATAGAAGAAGAAAKAGGASRWLGPLAGIAAGGLLASMFMGGGFQGMQFFDILIMAVIAFVIFRFIAARRRKQQEQMAPAGMPYQREVFEQPAPAQNSIFGGSAAPAAPRRVINAPAWFNEQNFLEAARNHFQSLQQHWDANEMDKIAEFVTPQMLQFLKQERASLGDGFQSTYIENLQVQLDGVDDRADKTIATLTFSGVSKSSRFDQGEVFSESWNMERPQGDNQPWLVAGIRQNG; encoded by the coding sequence ATGCAACGTTTTCTTAGCATCGCCCTGGCGCTCTGCATCGGCCTGACGATGAGCCTCGACGCCAACGCCAAGCGCTTTGGCGGCGGTAAAAGCGCGGGCGCGGCCCCGACCCACCAAACCAGCCAAATGGCCCCTGCCGCAGGCGCGGCCGGCGGTGCAGCGGCCACGGCTGGCGCAGCCGGTGCCGCAGGCGCGGCAGCCAAGGCCGGCGGCGCTTCGCGCTGGCTGGGCCCATTGGCCGGCATCGCCGCTGGCGGCCTGTTGGCGTCCATGTTCATGGGCGGCGGCTTCCAGGGCATGCAGTTCTTCGACATCCTGATCATGGCGGTCATCGCTTTCGTGATCTTCCGCTTCATTGCCGCCCGTCGTCGCAAGCAGCAGGAGCAGATGGCTCCAGCCGGCATGCCGTACCAACGTGAAGTCTTCGAGCAACCGGCTCCGGCCCAGAACTCGATCTTCGGCGGTTCCGCAGCCCCTGCCGCGCCACGTCGCGTGATCAACGCCCCGGCCTGGTTCAACGAGCAGAACTTCCTGGAAGCCGCTCGTAACCACTTCCAGTCGCTGCAGCAGCACTGGGACGCCAACGAAATGGACAAGATCGCCGAGTTCGTGACCCCGCAAATGCTGCAGTTCCTCAAGCAGGAACGTGCCAGCCTGGGCGACGGCTTCCAGTCCACCTACATCGAAAACCTGCAGGTGCAACTGGACGGCGTGGACGATCGTGCCGACAAGACCATCGCCACCCTGACCTTCAGCGGCGTGTCGAAATCCTCGCGTTTCGACCAGGGCGAAGTCTTCAGCGAAAGCTGGAACATGGAGCGCCCGCAAGGCGACAACCAGCCTTGGCTGGTCGCCGGTATCCGCCAGAACGGCTGA
- a CDS encoding EamA family transporter: protein MGPGFLSSWTFWALLSAIFAALTAIFAKIGIDNVNSDFATLLRTVVVLISLALILYATGQYQPLGSISGKSYLFLLLSGLATGASWLCYFRALKVGPASLVAPVDKLSVVLVAIIGVLLLGEKLDLRQWAGIGMITGGVVLLALRR from the coding sequence ATGGGCCCAGGCTTTCTTTCCTCGTGGACATTCTGGGCGCTTTTGTCGGCAATTTTTGCCGCGTTGACCGCGATTTTCGCGAAGATCGGTATCGATAACGTCAACTCTGACTTCGCCACCCTGCTGCGCACCGTGGTGGTACTGATCAGCCTGGCCTTGATTTTGTACGCCACCGGCCAATATCAGCCCCTGGGTTCGATCTCCGGCAAGAGCTACCTGTTCCTGCTGCTGTCGGGTCTGGCTACCGGCGCTTCCTGGCTGTGCTACTTCCGCGCACTGAAAGTCGGCCCGGCTTCGCTGGTGGCGCCGGTGGACAAGCTCAGCGTGGTGCTGGTGGCGATCATCGGCGTCCTGCTGCTGGGCGAAAAGCTCGACCTGCGCCAGTGGGCCGGCATCGGCATGATCACTGGCGGCGTGGTCCTGCTGGCCCTGCGGCGCTGA
- the uvrD gene encoding DNA helicase II gives MRDDDLSLLLNSLNDAQRQAVAAPVGRQLVLAGAGSGKTRVLVHRIAWLIQVENASPYSVLSVTFTNKAAAEMRHRIEQLMGISPAGMWVGTFHGLAHRLLRAHWQEAGLSQTFQILDSDDQQRLVKRVIRDLGLDEQRWPARQAQWFINGQKDEGLRPQNIQASGDLFLATMRSIYEAYEAACARANVIDFSELLLRALDLWRNNDGLLKHYQKRFRHILVDEFQDTNAVQYAWLRMLAKGGDSLMVVGDDDQSIYGWRGAKIENIYQYSEDFPDAETIRLEQNYRSTAGILKAANALIANNTGRLGKELWTDGGDGEAINLYAAFNEHDEARYVVETIESALKTGLARSDIAILYRSNAQSRVLEEALLRERIPYRIYGGQRFFERAEIKNAMAYLRLLEGRGNDAALERVINVPARGIGEKTVEAIREHARHSNVSMWDAMAQLIANKGVTGRAASALGAFIELIENLAAKTQDTPLHLMTQIVIEQSGLIAYHEAEKGEKGQARVENLEELVSAAGNFEAAEGEEDLSPLAAFLGHASLEAGDSQADEHEDSIQLMTLHSAKGLEFPYVFLVGMEEGLFPHKMSLEEPGRLEEERRLAYVGITRAMQNLVMTYAETRRLYGSETYNKVSRFVREVPKGLVQEVRLSNSVSRPFGGGQQQSSSLFSGSAIPQTDFSLGQTVRHSIFGDGVILNFEGSGAQARVQVNFSEGSKWLMLGYAKLEVI, from the coding sequence ATGCGCGATGACGATCTCTCCCTTCTGCTGAACTCCCTCAACGATGCCCAACGCCAGGCCGTAGCCGCCCCCGTTGGCCGTCAGTTGGTCCTGGCTGGCGCCGGCTCCGGTAAGACCCGGGTGCTGGTGCACCGTATCGCCTGGTTGATCCAGGTCGAAAACGCCTCGCCCTACTCCGTCCTGTCGGTGACCTTCACCAACAAGGCCGCTGCCGAGATGCGCCATCGCATCGAGCAGCTGATGGGCATCAGCCCGGCCGGCATGTGGGTCGGCACCTTCCACGGCCTGGCGCACCGCCTGTTGCGGGCGCACTGGCAGGAAGCCGGGCTGAGCCAGACCTTCCAGATCCTCGACAGCGACGACCAGCAGCGGCTGGTCAAGCGGGTGATCCGCGACCTGGGCCTGGACGAGCAGCGCTGGCCGGCGCGCCAGGCGCAGTGGTTCATCAACGGGCAAAAGGACGAGGGCCTGCGGCCACAGAATATCCAGGCCAGCGGCGACCTGTTCCTGGCGACCATGCGCAGCATCTACGAAGCCTACGAGGCCGCCTGCGCGCGCGCCAACGTGATCGACTTCTCCGAGCTGCTGCTGCGCGCCCTCGACCTGTGGCGCAACAACGATGGGTTGCTCAAGCACTACCAGAAGCGTTTCCGGCACATTCTGGTGGACGAGTTCCAGGACACCAACGCCGTGCAGTACGCCTGGCTACGCATGCTGGCCAAGGGTGGCGACAGCCTGATGGTGGTCGGCGACGACGACCAGTCGATCTACGGCTGGCGCGGGGCAAAAATCGAGAACATCTACCAGTATTCCGAAGATTTCCCGGATGCCGAGACCATCCGCCTGGAGCAGAACTACCGCTCCACTGCCGGCATCCTCAAGGCGGCCAACGCCCTGATCGCCAACAACACAGGGCGTCTGGGCAAGGAACTGTGGACCGACGGCGGCGACGGCGAGGCGATCAACCTCTATGCCGCCTTCAACGAACACGACGAAGCGCGCTACGTGGTCGAAACCATCGAAAGCGCGCTGAAGACCGGTCTGGCGCGCAGCGACATCGCCATTCTCTATCGCTCCAACGCCCAGTCGCGAGTGCTGGAAGAAGCCCTGCTGCGCGAGCGCATTCCCTACCGGATCTACGGTGGTCAGCGCTTCTTCGAACGGGCCGAGATCAAGAACGCCATGGCCTACCTGCGCCTGCTCGAAGGTCGCGGCAACGATGCGGCGCTGGAGCGGGTGATCAACGTTCCGGCCCGAGGCATTGGTGAGAAGACCGTCGAAGCCATCCGCGAACACGCCCGTCACAGCAATGTGTCGATGTGGGACGCCATGGCCCAACTGATCGCCAATAAAGGCGTCACCGGCCGTGCCGCCAGCGCGCTCGGCGCCTTCATCGAGCTGATCGAGAACCTGGCAGCGAAGACCCAGGATACGCCGCTGCACCTGATGACCCAGATCGTCATCGAGCAGTCCGGGCTGATCGCCTATCACGAAGCGGAAAAAGGCGAGAAAGGCCAGGCCCGGGTGGAAAACCTTGAGGAACTGGTCAGCGCGGCGGGCAACTTCGAAGCCGCCGAGGGCGAGGAAGACTTGTCGCCGCTGGCCGCGTTCCTCGGTCATGCCTCGCTGGAAGCCGGCGATAGCCAGGCCGACGAGCATGAAGACAGCATCCAGCTGATGACCCTGCACAGTGCCAAGGGCCTGGAATTCCCCTACGTGTTCCTGGTGGGCATGGAAGAAGGCCTGTTCCCGCACAAGATGAGCCTGGAAGAACCGGGCCGCCTTGAGGAGGAACGTCGGCTGGCGTACGTGGGCATCACCCGGGCGATGCAGAACCTGGTCATGACCTACGCGGAAACCCGTCGCCTGTATGGCAGCGAGACCTACAACAAAGTCTCGCGCTTCGTACGCGAGGTACCGAAGGGCCTGGTGCAGGAAGTGCGGTTGTCCAACAGCGTCAGTCGCCCGTTCGGCGGCGGCCAGCAACAGAGCAGCAGCCTGTTCAGCGGCAGCGCCATCCCGCAGACCGATTTCAGCCTGGGCCAGACGGTCCGCCACAGCATCTTCGGCGACGGCGTGATCCTCAACTTCGAAGGCTCGGGTGCTCAGGCCCGGGTGCAGGTGAACTTCAGCGAAGGCAGCAAGTGGCTGATGCTCGGCTACGCCAAGCTGGAAGTCATCTGA
- a CDS encoding putative bifunctional diguanylate cyclase/phosphodiesterase codes for MTHSSDALNPSVEAGRVIRKQFATELAVERTRLLYQGSLLPTLFMLINGLVCAWLLWSPQRYLLVSVWVVWLMALVALRVIQVAAFDSAIPSRQAQPVWRRMFLLGSAVSGLTLACAGIALVPTDSFLQQAWVFGLIGAATLSASIAYAVSFPAFLTFTLPCLLPAIGYLLWDGDDARQGWGWLGLILLVSLSVVALQVNRFIQRDLLRRFQNQALIDNLQQAQARSEQLNQDLAREVEQRRRAELELREAQTELENRVAQRSLELDLANQALSKSETRLALALQASELGLWDWNLQTDEVHHTQIKELFGLDPEYVTAMLSHLKPRLHPEDLPALKRALVEHLKGRSEDYVIEYRVRHGDGHWVWIEDRGRAVERSASGRVLRMVGTRRDISSHKELEGQRQLAATVFEAASEGIVIFDPNYSLLAVNQAFSRVTGYLIEDMLGRSVVELPCSRDARRHYSMIHQSLEQHGSWQGELVEARKNGELYPQWLQLNAVRDARGKVSHIVGFFADLSARRESEERMRFLTHYDELTGLANRSLFKERLREANQRARQEGRSLALLHINLDRFKLLNDSLGHEIADQLLQKMARRLVNALPEANTIARLSGDEFAVLFDAYGSLSSLARVATRLLGKLRLPLTVDGHELVVSASMGISLLPDSAREIPALVSQSNIAMQHAKYLGGNNFQFYTDSLQASTLERLQLENQLRKAIEEQQLSVFYQPKLCLATGRLNAAEALVRWEHPSMGRVPPGDFIGLAEETGLIGPIGEFVLRRACWQACEWQRQGLPAMRVSVNLSVHQLRQGKLVSLVRQVLEESGLAPHLLELELTESQLLDSVEHIITTFQQLRDLGVKLAIDDFGTGYSSLSYLKRFPVDYVKIDQAFIRGLDEGSEDAAITRAIIAMAHSLGLKVVAEGVENPQQLEFLKVHGCDEVQGYLISRPVEAAELVRLLRDDQRAH; via the coding sequence ATGACTCACAGCTCTGACGCGCTCAACCCTTCTGTGGAGGCGGGACGGGTTATTCGCAAGCAGTTCGCCACCGAGCTGGCGGTCGAGCGCACCCGGCTGTTGTACCAGGGCTCCCTGTTGCCCACCCTGTTCATGCTGATCAATGGCCTGGTCTGCGCCTGGTTGCTCTGGAGTCCGCAACGTTATCTGCTGGTCAGCGTCTGGGTGGTCTGGCTGATGGCACTGGTGGCCTTGCGGGTGATCCAGGTGGCTGCGTTCGATTCGGCCATTCCCAGTCGCCAGGCCCAGCCGGTCTGGCGGCGGATGTTCCTGCTCGGCTCGGCCGTCAGCGGCCTGACCCTGGCGTGTGCCGGGATCGCCTTGGTGCCCACCGACAGTTTTCTCCAGCAGGCCTGGGTGTTCGGCCTGATCGGTGCGGCAACCTTGTCCGCCAGTATCGCCTATGCCGTGAGCTTCCCGGCGTTCCTGACCTTCACCTTGCCCTGCCTGCTGCCGGCCATCGGCTATCTGTTATGGGACGGCGACGATGCGCGCCAGGGCTGGGGCTGGCTGGGGCTGATCCTGCTGGTCTCGCTGAGTGTGGTGGCGTTGCAGGTCAACCGGTTTATCCAGCGCGACCTGTTGCGGCGTTTCCAGAACCAGGCACTGATCGACAACCTGCAGCAAGCCCAGGCGCGCAGCGAACAACTCAACCAGGATCTGGCGCGCGAGGTCGAGCAACGACGCCGGGCTGAACTGGAGTTGCGCGAGGCCCAGACCGAGCTGGAAAACCGCGTCGCCCAGCGCAGCCTGGAACTGGACCTGGCGAACCAGGCCCTGAGCAAGAGTGAAACACGCCTGGCGCTGGCCCTGCAGGCCAGTGAGCTGGGGCTGTGGGACTGGAACCTGCAGACCGACGAGGTTCATCACACCCAGATCAAGGAGCTGTTCGGCCTCGACCCCGAATATGTCACGGCCATGCTCAGCCACCTCAAGCCGCGCCTGCATCCCGAGGATCTGCCAGCACTCAAGCGGGCCCTGGTGGAGCACTTGAAGGGCCGCAGCGAGGACTACGTCATCGAGTACCGCGTGCGCCATGGTGATGGCCACTGGGTCTGGATCGAGGACCGTGGCCGGGCAGTGGAGCGTAGTGCCAGCGGACGCGTACTACGAATGGTCGGTACACGGCGCGATATCAGCTCCCACAAGGAGCTGGAGGGGCAGCGGCAACTGGCGGCGACGGTGTTCGAGGCGGCCAGTGAAGGCATTGTGATCTTCGATCCGAACTACTCGCTGCTGGCGGTCAACCAGGCGTTCAGCCGTGTCACCGGTTACCTGATCGAGGACATGCTGGGGCGCAGTGTCGTCGAACTGCCGTGCAGCCGTGATGCCCGCCGGCATTATTCGATGATCCACCAGTCCCTGGAGCAGCACGGCAGTTGGCAGGGTGAACTGGTGGAGGCGCGCAAGAACGGCGAGCTGTACCCGCAATGGCTGCAATTGAATGCGGTGCGCGATGCTCGGGGAAAAGTCAGTCATATCGTGGGCTTCTTCGCCGATCTTTCGGCGCGGCGTGAATCCGAAGAGCGCATGCGCTTTCTCACGCACTACGATGAGCTGACGGGCCTGGCCAACCGCTCGCTGTTCAAGGAGCGCCTGCGCGAGGCCAATCAGCGCGCCCGCCAGGAAGGGCGCAGCCTGGCGCTGCTGCATATCAACCTGGATCGCTTCAAGTTGCTCAATGACAGCCTGGGCCATGAAATCGCCGATCAGTTGTTGCAGAAAATGGCCCGACGCCTGGTGAACGCGCTCCCGGAGGCGAACACCATTGCGCGTTTGTCCGGCGATGAGTTCGCGGTGTTGTTCGACGCCTACGGCAGCCTGTCCAGCCTGGCCAGGGTGGCGACGCGCCTGCTCGGCAAGCTGCGCCTGCCGTTGACGGTGGACGGGCACGAACTGGTGGTCAGTGCTTCCATGGGCATCAGCCTGCTGCCGGACAGCGCCCGGGAGATTCCGGCGCTGGTCAGTCAGTCGAATATCGCCATGCAACATGCCAAATATCTGGGCGGCAACAATTTCCAGTTCTACACCGACAGCCTGCAAGCCAGCACCCTGGAGCGTCTGCAACTGGAAAACCAGTTGCGCAAGGCCATCGAAGAACAGCAACTGAGCGTGTTCTACCAACCCAAGCTGTGCCTCGCCACGGGGCGCCTGAATGCCGCCGAAGCGCTGGTGCGCTGGGAGCATCCGAGCATGGGCCGGGTGCCGCCCGGGGACTTCATCGGGCTGGCCGAAGAAACCGGGCTGATCGGTCCCATCGGTGAATTCGTGCTGCGCCGTGCCTGCTGGCAAGCCTGTGAGTGGCAGCGCCAGGGGTTGCCGGCGATGCGGGTGTCGGTCAACCTGTCGGTGCACCAGTTGCGCCAGGGCAAGCTGGTCAGCCTGGTTCGCCAGGTGCTTGAGGAAAGCGGGCTGGCGCCACATCTGCTGGAGTTGGAATTGACGGAAAGTCAGTTGCTCGACAGCGTCGAACACATCATCACGACCTTTCAGCAGCTACGCGACCTGGGGGTGAAACTGGCGATCGACGATTTCGGCACGGGGTATTCGTCGCTGAGTTACCTCAAGCGTTTCCCGGTGGACTACGTGAAGATCGACCAGGCCTTCATCCGCGGCCTGGACGAAGGCAGTGAAGACGCCGCGATTACCCGGGCAATCATCGCCATGGCCCACAGCCTGGGCCTGAAAGTGGTGGCCGAAGGCGTGGAGAATCCGCAGCAACTGGAGTTTCTCAAGGTGCACGGTTGCGACGAGGTGCAGGGCTATCTGATCAGCCGGCCGGTGGAGGCCGCCGAACTGGTACGGCTGCTGCGCGACGATCAGCGCGCCCACTGA
- the hexR gene encoding transcriptional regulator HexR translates to MNLLQHIAQSRTLLRKSELKVADHVLLDPAAVMHSSMADLAHSVGISEPTIVRFCRAIGCSGFQDLKLKLAQSLAAGASFGQFAIHEDDSVSDYSLKIFDTTLHTLMEVREKLDPAALQRAVTAMSAAQRVEFYGFGASGAVAADAQHKFFRLLLTAAAYSDPHMQAMSAVTLKPSDVAICISQSGRSKDLLITANMVRESGATLITLCPSQTPLAELSTINLAIDVHEDTEIYTPLTSRIAHLVVIDVLAMGVAMARGPSLVNHLKSVKRSLRSLRLSPKSLKNLED, encoded by the coding sequence GTGAATCTGTTGCAACACATCGCCCAGTCCCGCACCCTGCTTCGCAAATCGGAGCTCAAGGTTGCCGATCACGTGCTGCTCGACCCAGCGGCGGTAATGCACAGCTCCATGGCCGACCTGGCCCACAGCGTGGGGATCAGCGAGCCGACCATCGTGCGTTTCTGCCGGGCCATCGGCTGTTCGGGTTTCCAGGATCTGAAACTCAAGCTGGCGCAGAGCCTGGCGGCGGGCGCGAGTTTTGGCCAGTTCGCGATCCATGAAGACGACTCCGTCTCCGACTACAGCCTGAAGATCTTCGACACGACCCTGCATACCCTGATGGAAGTGCGCGAGAAGCTCGATCCGGCGGCTCTGCAGCGGGCCGTGACGGCCATGTCGGCGGCCCAGCGCGTGGAGTTCTACGGCTTCGGTGCGTCGGGTGCGGTGGCGGCGGATGCCCAGCACAAGTTCTTTCGCCTGCTGCTGACCGCCGCGGCCTATTCCGACCCGCACATGCAGGCGATGTCGGCGGTGACCCTCAAGCCCAGCGATGTGGCAATCTGCATTTCCCAGTCGGGGCGCTCCAAGGACCTGCTGATCACCGCCAACATGGTCCGTGAAAGCGGCGCCACGCTGATCACCCTGTGCCCGAGCCAGACGCCGTTGGCCGAGTTGTCGACGATCAACCTGGCGATCGACGTGCACGAGGACACCGAAATCTACACGCCACTGACCTCGCGTATCGCCCACCTGGTGGTGATCGACGTGCTGGCGATGGGCGTGGCGATGGCCCGTGGTCCGAGCCTCGTCAACCACCTCAAGAGCGTCAAGCGCAGCCTGCGCAGCTTGCGGCTATCGCCCAAGTCGCTGAAGAACCTCGAAGACTGA
- a CDS encoding PA3496 family putative envelope integrity protein gives MARHHEEQSSVKTRRQQEDQRRMEFRRAIEDRNELRQLQEDVAALNYWQMDSVADHRSAQPAR, from the coding sequence ATGGCCCGGCACCACGAAGAGCAAAGCAGCGTAAAGACCCGTCGGCAGCAGGAAGACCAGCGCCGCATGGAGTTCCGTCGTGCAATTGAAGACCGCAACGAACTGCGTCAGTTGCAAGAAGACGTGGCGGCTCTCAATTACTGGCAGATGGATTCGGTAGCCGACCATCGAAGCGCTCAACCAGCCCGCTGA
- a CDS encoding LysR family transcriptional regulator, which yields MRKSLMRMTLRQLKIFNEVCDLRSYSRAAEEMSLTQPAVSLQIRQLEELVGQPLFDYVGKKLYMTEAAEALQRASRDIFGRLENLDMQLSDMQGSLQGQLKLAVESSAKYFVPHLFAAFKRQYPEVSLHLTVVNRAQALRRLSDNRDDLLIMSMVPQDMGLEFLPFLNNPIVAVAPPDHPLCQKGPLRLQDLEPYTLLIREPGSGTRMACDEYFKEKRVHFSQTLEVTSGEAQRECVVAGLGVALLTRHALSLELATGMLRELPVEELPLYRSWCVVQARDKRLSPVAHAFLGFIRNERLQISGLVERFDGRLPNPSASN from the coding sequence ATGCGTAAGTCTTTGATGCGTATGACATTACGCCAACTGAAAATCTTCAACGAAGTCTGCGATCTGCGCTCCTACAGCCGTGCGGCCGAAGAAATGTCGCTCACGCAACCCGCCGTCAGCCTGCAGATTCGTCAGTTGGAGGAACTGGTGGGGCAGCCTTTATTCGATTACGTCGGCAAAAAGCTCTACATGACCGAAGCGGCGGAAGCGTTACAGCGGGCAAGCCGGGACATTTTCGGCCGACTGGAAAACCTCGACATGCAGCTCTCGGACATGCAGGGATCGCTGCAGGGGCAACTGAAACTGGCAGTGGAGTCCAGCGCCAAGTATTTCGTGCCGCACCTGTTCGCCGCGTTCAAGCGCCAGTACCCCGAGGTCAGCCTGCACCTGACGGTGGTCAACCGCGCCCAGGCCCTGCGACGGCTGTCGGACAACCGCGACGACCTGCTGATCATGTCCATGGTGCCCCAGGACATGGGCCTGGAATTCCTGCCGTTCCTGAACAATCCGATCGTCGCGGTGGCGCCGCCCGATCATCCGCTGTGTCAGAAGGGCCCGCTGCGCCTGCAGGACCTGGAACCCTATACGTTGTTGATCCGCGAACCGGGATCGGGAACCCGCATGGCCTGTGACGAATACTTCAAGGAGAAGCGCGTGCACTTCTCGCAGACACTGGAGGTGACTTCCGGCGAGGCGCAGCGTGAATGTGTGGTGGCGGGGCTGGGCGTGGCACTGTTGACGCGCCACGCCCTGAGCCTGGAACTGGCGACCGGTATGCTCCGGGAACTGCCGGTGGAAGAGCTGCCGCTCTATCGCAGTTGGTGCGTGGTTCAGGCCAGAGATAAACGCCTGTCACCGGTCGCGCATGCGTTCCTGGGGTTCATCCGAAATGAACGGCTGCAGATCAGCGGGCTGGTTGAGCGCTTCGATGGTCGGCTACCGAATCCATCTGCCAGTAATTGA